A genomic region of Metopolophium dirhodum isolate CAU chromosome 1, ASM1992520v1, whole genome shotgun sequence contains the following coding sequences:
- the LOC132932487 gene encoding E3 ubiquitin-protein ligase Topors-like yields MSQDCPICLGDIDNKSYTNVCKHLFCYTCLKQWSKESLFLRPNSEPTCPVCRKNFIHIYHSFDDLENHKSTYTIIPGINHDILPSAIPRTLSVRTFSSMSNGNREFSGMNRLLRNNGYPGQSGHQ; encoded by the exons ATGTCCCAAGATTGTCCAATTTGTTTAGGTGACATTGACAACAAAAGTTATACAAATGTGTGTAaacatttgttttgttatacATGTTTAAAACAGTGGTCAAAAGAAAGTTTATTTCTACGCCCAAAT tctGAACCCACTTGTCCAGTATGCAGAAAGAATTTTATACATATCTACCATTCTTTTGATGACTTAGAAAATCATAAAAGCACATATACCATCATTCCAGGAATAAACCATGACATTTTACCATC TGCAATACCTAGAACTTTAAGTGTAAGAACCTTTAGTTCTATGTCAAATGGTAAtag AGAGTTTAGTGGAATGAACAGGTTACTTCGAAATAATGGCTATCCTGGACAAAGTGGACACCAATAA